In the genome of Microbacterium saperdae, one region contains:
- a CDS encoding CDP-glycerol glycerophosphotransferase family protein, with protein MTTARIDEAAQSLIIAGTGQRPASALLVGPRARVEAHVTGGGKTWKASFPLEAGRWGGPVLPLPAGEYELRIDDVELDDLIVIPTMLPGVRVAVEGERVSIAAPIDPVYETPEGQSTLEERYVAQTGGTENAVFFESFYGRSVGCNPQAIDRELAARAPGVRRYWSVVDLSVAVPEGAVAVVEGSPEWWRARGAARLLVVNDWLRRRFARKPGQKVLQTWHGTPLKRLALHRPGFDPRRMAAVVKESRRWDVLLAQNPYSARILKKAYAFLGRPIWVEGYPRNDALVTGDAAAIRAALGIAEGERVLLYAPTWRDDRREMVDFIDPELLAEQADAVVLVRGHSRTLLQGRDHAGARVIDVTGYPETAQLLLAADALITDYSSVMFDFSVTGKPMYFLVPDLAHYRGELRGFYFDLAERAPGPLVSTQGELADALADPDHESTYQARYGAWKAQFNARDDGHAAQRVVDRILDQGFLTR; from the coding sequence ATGACCACGGCCCGGATCGATGAGGCGGCGCAGTCGCTGATCATCGCAGGCACCGGGCAGCGTCCGGCGAGTGCACTCCTGGTCGGGCCGCGCGCCCGCGTGGAGGCTCATGTCACCGGGGGCGGCAAGACCTGGAAAGCGTCATTCCCACTCGAGGCCGGGCGCTGGGGCGGCCCGGTGCTGCCGCTGCCCGCCGGTGAGTATGAGCTGCGCATCGACGATGTCGAGCTCGATGATCTGATCGTCATCCCGACGATGCTCCCCGGAGTCCGTGTCGCCGTCGAGGGCGAGCGCGTGAGCATCGCCGCTCCGATCGACCCCGTGTACGAGACGCCCGAGGGCCAGTCGACCCTCGAGGAGCGCTACGTCGCGCAGACCGGCGGGACGGAGAACGCCGTGTTCTTCGAGAGCTTCTACGGACGCAGCGTCGGATGCAATCCTCAGGCCATCGATCGTGAACTCGCGGCGCGCGCGCCCGGCGTGCGTCGGTACTGGAGCGTCGTCGATCTCTCCGTCGCCGTGCCGGAAGGAGCTGTCGCGGTCGTCGAAGGAAGTCCCGAATGGTGGCGTGCACGCGGCGCTGCGCGACTGCTCGTGGTCAACGACTGGCTGCGCCGACGATTCGCCCGTAAGCCGGGTCAGAAGGTGCTCCAGACCTGGCACGGCACCCCGCTCAAGAGGCTCGCCCTGCATCGCCCGGGGTTCGACCCGCGGCGGATGGCTGCCGTCGTGAAGGAGTCCCGTCGATGGGACGTCCTGCTGGCGCAGAACCCGTACTCGGCGCGAATCCTGAAGAAGGCGTACGCATTCCTCGGTCGTCCGATCTGGGTCGAAGGCTACCCGCGCAATGACGCGCTCGTCACGGGAGATGCGGCGGCGATCCGGGCGGCGCTCGGGATCGCAGAGGGGGAGCGCGTGCTGCTGTACGCCCCCACCTGGCGCGACGACCGCCGCGAGATGGTCGACTTCATCGATCCGGAGCTGCTGGCCGAGCAGGCGGATGCGGTGGTCCTCGTGCGCGGGCATTCCCGCACTCTCCTGCAGGGCCGTGACCACGCCGGAGCGCGGGTGATCGACGTCACGGGATACCCCGAGACGGCGCAGCTGCTGCTGGCCGCGGACGCGCTGATCACCGACTACTCCTCGGTGATGTTCGACTTCAGCGTTACCGGCAAACCCATGTACTTCCTGGTGCCCGACCTCGCGCATTACCGGGGGGAGCTCCGGGGGTTCTACTTCGACCTCGCAGAACGTGCTCCGGGACCTCTCGTCAGCACGCAGGGCGAACTCGCGGATGCGCTCGCTGATCCCGACCACGAGAGCACGTATCAGGCGCGGTACGGCGCGTGGAAGGCGCAGTTCAATGCACGCGACGACGGACATGCGGCGCAGCGCGTCGTCGACCGCATCCTGGACCAGGGGTTCTTGACGCGCTGA
- a CDS encoding CDP-glycerol glycerophosphotransferase family protein, with protein MASFSFGTGNAAKLLRIPLYAVGRIGALLVPRGRRWVFGCGAGIGDGALALQRHAAAVGHDTIWLTSTAREDREAAALGIRTIRKNGLRGWWATARAGVLVVTHGLGDVNRYANSGAFVVQLWHGIPLKRIGLDSPATTQVPSVPGAPQLRRLIAFLYRSAARRIRVLPAASHRSRGRLESAFRLPDDRVIVTGEPRVDVLSAGSPEERRARASAILRECLDSLDGGTDASRTLLYAPTWRDGAADPAVPTAAEWVEIIRVLEQNDAVLLVRSHPLGEGGYAPPLPSRRVRMLGASVLADVTPVLPAVDILITDYSSLAFDAGLLAMPVLFLAPDAGEYARTRGFYGRFEDVAGEDAATTWGGLLSQLEQLLADTDAFASRSARSATLSAEMHAFRDGRNTRRVYEAIRARGIPAPKGAA; from the coding sequence GTGGCGTCCTTCTCTTTCGGCACCGGCAATGCGGCCAAGCTGCTCCGGATCCCGTTGTATGCCGTCGGGCGCATAGGTGCATTGCTCGTTCCTCGCGGACGGCGCTGGGTCTTCGGATGCGGCGCGGGCATCGGCGACGGCGCCCTCGCGCTGCAGCGGCACGCCGCGGCCGTCGGGCACGACACCATCTGGCTCACGTCCACGGCACGCGAAGATCGTGAGGCCGCCGCTCTCGGCATCCGCACGATACGCAAGAACGGACTGCGCGGATGGTGGGCGACGGCACGCGCAGGGGTGCTCGTGGTCACACACGGCCTCGGCGACGTCAATCGCTACGCCAATTCCGGTGCGTTCGTGGTGCAGCTGTGGCACGGCATCCCGCTCAAGCGCATCGGCCTCGACTCTCCTGCCACCACCCAGGTGCCATCGGTCCCCGGTGCGCCGCAGCTGCGCCGGCTGATCGCGTTCCTCTACCGCAGCGCTGCCCGGCGCATCCGTGTGCTTCCGGCCGCTTCACACCGCTCCCGGGGGCGCTTGGAGTCCGCGTTCCGGCTGCCCGACGATCGTGTGATCGTCACCGGCGAGCCCCGGGTGGACGTCCTCTCCGCCGGTTCGCCCGAGGAGCGGCGTGCGCGTGCGTCAGCGATCCTCCGCGAGTGCCTGGATAGCCTCGACGGGGGGACCGACGCATCGCGCACACTGCTGTACGCGCCCACCTGGAGGGATGGTGCGGCCGACCCCGCTGTGCCCACCGCCGCGGAATGGGTCGAGATCATCCGGGTGCTCGAGCAGAACGACGCGGTGCTCCTCGTCCGCTCTCATCCGCTCGGCGAGGGCGGCTACGCCCCGCCACTGCCGAGCCGCCGTGTGCGGATGCTCGGTGCGTCGGTGCTCGCCGACGTCACCCCGGTGCTCCCCGCCGTCGACATCCTGATCACGGACTACTCCTCGCTGGCCTTCGACGCGGGACTCCTGGCGATGCCTGTCCTGTTCCTGGCCCCTGATGCGGGGGAGTACGCACGTACGAGGGGCTTCTACGGCCGCTTCGAGGACGTCGCCGGCGAGGATGCCGCCACGACCTGGGGCGGCCTGCTGTCTCAGCTCGAGCAACTCCTCGCGGACACGGACGCGTTCGCATCGCGATCCGCGCGTTCCGCTACGCTCAGCGCGGAGATGCATGCGTTCCGCGACGGACGCAACACCCGTCGGGTATACGAAGCAATCCGCGCGCGGGGCATCCCCGCGCCGAAGGGAGCAGCATGA
- a CDS encoding S1C family serine protease: MNEDNTHDHSAPDVPPTEVAGAAATPAPDASADITIDPVAPVPGQASAPTAAGHDVPSTFTSQAAGPVPLPPVPSAPQQFTAPTAPATAAASGAAFGIHSDASAAQPTQPLGGTVPLGAPFAVGDALPGTAKVKDAKPRGGVKIAALVVAAALVGGVAGFGGGAIWNAVGNSPSTGVAAGPETVTVNNPGSVNETTAVASKALPSVVTIEVAGSSEAGSGSGVIISDDGYVLTNTHVVTLGGAVADPTIRVTTSDGHIYEATVVGTDPIYDLAVIKLKDAKGLTPIDFADSSKLNVGDTAVALGAPLGLANSVTTGIVSALNRSIQIASSALPDSSSEDAPQEQTPEDGDQGPFQFDLPGSGQQQSSDSISIAVIQTDAAINHGNSGGALVNSKGELIGINVAIASSGNSEESGSIGVGFSIPSNIAKRVSEEIIADGVATHGLLGASVRDASSVEGAVVSGAYIAEVTDGGAAKQGGLKADDVVTAFNGVPITSATDLTAQVRAAAAGSTATVTYNRGGKEFEAEVTLGELAG, translated from the coding sequence ATGAACGAAGACAACACCCACGACCACTCGGCACCCGACGTGCCGCCCACCGAGGTCGCAGGAGCCGCCGCCACACCGGCGCCCGACGCGTCCGCTGACATCACCATCGATCCGGTCGCACCGGTCCCGGGGCAGGCATCTGCTCCGACAGCCGCCGGGCATGACGTCCCGTCGACTTTCACGTCCCAGGCGGCGGGTCCTGTCCCGCTGCCGCCGGTCCCGTCGGCGCCGCAGCAGTTCACCGCACCGACAGCCCCGGCGACGGCGGCAGCATCCGGCGCCGCCTTCGGCATCCACAGTGACGCGTCGGCTGCTCAGCCCACCCAGCCGCTGGGAGGCACCGTTCCGCTCGGCGCGCCGTTCGCGGTCGGCGACGCGCTGCCCGGCACCGCCAAGGTGAAGGACGCGAAGCCGCGCGGTGGCGTGAAGATCGCGGCACTCGTGGTCGCAGCCGCGCTCGTCGGCGGTGTGGCCGGTTTCGGCGGAGGCGCGATCTGGAACGCCGTCGGCAACTCGCCGTCCACCGGTGTCGCCGCAGGCCCCGAGACGGTCACCGTCAACAACCCCGGTTCCGTCAACGAGACCACGGCCGTCGCCAGCAAGGCGCTGCCGTCCGTCGTCACGATCGAGGTGGCCGGCTCCAGTGAGGCGGGCAGTGGCTCCGGCGTCATCATCAGCGACGACGGCTACGTGCTCACGAACACGCACGTCGTGACGCTCGGTGGCGCGGTGGCCGATCCCACGATCCGCGTCACGACCTCGGACGGACACATCTACGAGGCGACGGTCGTCGGCACCGACCCCATCTACGACCTCGCCGTCATCAAGCTCAAGGACGCCAAGGGCCTCACGCCGATCGACTTCGCGGACTCGTCGAAGCTCAACGTCGGCGACACCGCCGTCGCGCTCGGCGCACCTCTCGGACTCGCGAACTCCGTGACGACCGGAATCGTCAGCGCGCTGAACCGCAGCATCCAGATCGCATCGTCGGCTCTGCCCGACTCGAGCTCGGAGGATGCTCCCCAGGAGCAGACCCCCGAGGACGGCGACCAGGGACCGTTCCAGTTCGACCTCCCCGGCTCCGGTCAGCAGCAGAGCAGCGACTCGATCTCGATCGCCGTGATCCAGACGGATGCCGCGATCAACCACGGCAACTCCGGCGGCGCGCTCGTCAACAGCAAGGGCGAGCTGATCGGGATCAACGTCGCGATCGCCAGCTCGGGCAACTCGGAGGAGTCGGGCTCGATCGGCGTCGGCTTCTCGATCCCGTCGAACATCGCCAAGCGGGTCTCCGAGGAGATCATCGCGGACGGTGTGGCGACACATGGACTGCTGGGTGCCTCCGTGCGCGACGCGTCCTCGGTCGAAGGTGCGGTCGTCTCCGGCGCCTACATCGCCGAGGTCACCGACGGCGGAGCGGCGAAGCAGGGCGGGTTGAAGGCGGATGACGTCGTCACCGCGTTCAACGGAGTCCCGATCACGAGTGCCACCGACCTCACCGCACAGGTGCGGGCGGCCGCCGCCGGCAGCACGGCCACCGTGACGTACAACCGGGGCGGAAAAGAGTTCGAGGCGGAGGTCACGCTCGGCGAACTCGCCGGCTGA
- a CDS encoding aminotransferase class I/II-fold pyridoxal phosphate-dependent enzyme gives MSVVPGAWRRTAAGAGLLSSDGAVAPTIFAEMSAAAARTGAINLGQGFPDEDGPAEVLEAARAAIANGANQYPPGRGIPDLLSAISEHQRRFYGLQVDPEREIIVTAGATEALTATLLALIDGADDEVVVFEPYYDSYAAAAALAGATLRTVPLRAPDFQPDLEQLAAAVTDRTRIILINDPHNPTGAVFRREVLAEIVRLAEKHDAIIVTDEVYEHLAFHAPHTPIATLPGAAARTLTISSAGKTFSATGWKIGWVHGPADLITAVLTVKQYLTYVNGSPFQPAIAVGLRLDDSFFDGAAAVLARKHEILGAGLRAAGFDVLAPEGGYFTVADATALGGADAAAFCRALPDRAGVVAIPLTAFVSDVRRGEYSGLIRFAACKRVEVLEEAVSRLAVLRS, from the coding sequence ATGAGTGTCGTCCCGGGCGCATGGCGCCGCACCGCAGCGGGCGCCGGCCTGCTCTCGAGCGACGGAGCAGTCGCACCCACCATCTTCGCAGAGATGTCCGCGGCAGCGGCGAGAACCGGGGCCATCAATCTCGGCCAGGGGTTCCCGGATGAGGACGGCCCCGCCGAGGTGCTCGAGGCGGCGAGGGCAGCGATCGCGAACGGCGCGAATCAGTATCCCCCCGGGCGCGGCATCCCCGATCTGCTCTCCGCGATCAGCGAGCATCAGCGGCGCTTCTACGGTCTGCAGGTCGACCCGGAGCGCGAGATCATCGTCACCGCGGGAGCGACCGAGGCCCTGACGGCCACGCTCCTCGCACTCATCGACGGCGCCGACGACGAAGTGGTCGTCTTCGAGCCCTACTACGACTCCTACGCCGCGGCGGCGGCTCTCGCAGGTGCGACGCTGCGCACCGTGCCCCTGCGCGCACCCGACTTCCAGCCCGATCTGGAACAGCTCGCGGCCGCGGTCACGGATCGCACACGCATCATCCTGATCAACGATCCGCACAATCCCACGGGGGCGGTGTTCCGTCGAGAGGTGCTCGCGGAGATCGTGCGGCTGGCCGAGAAGCACGACGCGATCATCGTGACCGATGAGGTCTACGAGCACCTGGCGTTCCACGCCCCGCACACCCCGATCGCCACGCTGCCCGGAGCAGCCGCGCGCACGCTGACGATCTCATCGGCCGGCAAGACCTTCTCAGCCACCGGATGGAAGATCGGCTGGGTGCACGGCCCTGCCGACCTGATCACGGCCGTGCTGACGGTGAAGCAGTACCTCACGTACGTCAACGGATCGCCGTTCCAGCCGGCGATCGCCGTGGGGCTGCGCTTGGACGACTCCTTCTTCGACGGCGCGGCCGCCGTACTCGCCCGCAAGCACGAGATCCTCGGTGCCGGACTCCGGGCCGCCGGATTCGACGTGCTCGCACCGGAGGGCGGGTACTTCACCGTCGCGGATGCGACCGCGCTCGGCGGTGCGGATGCGGCGGCCTTCTGTCGCGCCCTGCCCGACCGCGCCGGGGTCGTCGCGATCCCGCTGACGGCCTTCGTCTCGGATGTGCGTCGCGGAGAGTATTCGGGACTCATCCGTTTCGCCGCGTGCAAGCGCGTCGAGGTGCTGGAAGAGGCGGTCTCCCGCCTCGCGGTACTGCGCAGCTGA
- a CDS encoding carbon-nitrogen hydrolase family protein translates to MSERSAVPVAVCQFAPTASRADNLERIAALVAEAAGRGARLIVFPEYASYFVDPMDESLAANAETLDGDFVSTLTALAGEYGVVIVAGLAECASDSHRVRNAVVAVRGDGLLAVYRKQHLYDAFGQTESEWVEPGDVGVAATFELGGLRFGLMTCYDLRFPEVARALMDAEADALVVPAEWVRGPLKEHHWTTLLAARAIENTAYVIAADHPAPIGVGHSQIVDPQGVVLAGVGVAEGIAVGVVERGVIDHVRSANPSLRVRRYAVVPR, encoded by the coding sequence ATGTCCGAGCGCTCCGCCGTCCCCGTCGCCGTCTGCCAGTTCGCGCCCACTGCGTCCCGTGCGGACAACCTCGAACGCATCGCCGCCCTCGTCGCGGAAGCGGCAGGGCGCGGCGCCCGACTGATCGTCTTCCCCGAGTATGCGAGCTACTTCGTGGATCCGATGGACGAGAGCCTTGCGGCGAACGCCGAGACGCTCGACGGCGACTTCGTGTCGACGCTCACCGCCCTGGCGGGGGAGTACGGGGTCGTGATCGTCGCGGGGCTCGCGGAGTGCGCCTCGGACAGCCATCGGGTGCGCAACGCGGTCGTCGCGGTGCGGGGTGACGGGCTGCTCGCCGTGTATCGCAAGCAGCACCTGTACGACGCCTTCGGTCAGACCGAGTCGGAGTGGGTCGAACCCGGGGATGTCGGCGTCGCCGCGACCTTCGAGCTGGGCGGTCTGCGCTTCGGACTGATGACCTGTTACGACCTCCGATTCCCCGAGGTCGCGCGCGCGCTGATGGATGCCGAGGCGGATGCGCTCGTGGTGCCGGCGGAGTGGGTCAGGGGGCCGCTCAAGGAGCACCACTGGACCACGCTGCTCGCCGCACGGGCGATCGAGAACACCGCGTACGTGATCGCCGCCGACCACCCTGCCCCCATCGGCGTCGGGCATTCGCAGATCGTCGATCCGCAGGGTGTCGTGCTCGCCGGGGTCGGAGTGGCAGAGGGCATCGCTGTCGGCGTGGTCGAACGCGGCGTGATCGACCACGTGCGATCCGCCAACCCCTCGCTGCGTGTGCGCAGGTATGCCGTGGTGCCGCGCTGA
- a CDS encoding UPF0182 family membrane protein — MTSTSAQNPATPRTSRRILGISLVIIAALIAVFFVFASLYTEFLWFDQVGFTGVLTTQWIATAVMFVVGFLAMAVPLFVVIQLAYRLRPVYVRLSSQLDRYQEVIEPLRRLAMWGMPIFFGLFAGFAAAGNWKTVWLWANGVATSTVDPQFGIDTGFYMFAMPFYSMLLAFVSAILLLSLLVTALVSYLYGAVQIGQGELRISKSARIQLAVIAGLYLLVQAVSLWLDRYKTLVAPDDRITGAAYTGVNATIPGLAIIAIIAALVAVLFFVTAIIGRWRFPLAATALLIVASLVVGVGYPWVVTTFQVKPNQNAYQAEYYQRNIDGTKEAYDVADLETTSFQAETDAEAGQLREDADTTASIRIMDPKVISPTVRQLEQYRAYYQFEETLDVDRYEIDGEMQDTVVAVRDLDITKLGDGDNWNNRVAVYTHGYGLVAAAGNQRTTDGEPVFLERGIPSAGFLTDRENFEPRVYFGENSPEYSIVGAPESSAPAEIDYPRGKDGSNETKTTFNGDGGPKIGDTFTKLLYALKFQSEQILFSNLVNEDSQILYDRDPKTRVQKVAPYLELDSDPYPSVVDGRIVWIVDGYTTSATYPYSTSVSLSEAIADSNVPTPTLAIDDINYIRNSVKATVDAYDGSVTLYAWDDEDPVLKTWQNVYPSTVKPISDMSGELMSHVRYPTDLFKVQRDVLGIYHIDNANSFAQQDNRWQTPNDPRSDAMLQPPYYLTMKMPGQDSARFSMFSTFIPASQGAGSTRDVLMGYLAVDSDAGSKKGVKGEGYGQLRLLEINDDTTVPGPGQVQNTYNSDTSVVPQLNLLQQGESQVIYGNLLTLPVGGGLLYVQPVYVQSSEGTQLPRLQKVLVAFGDRVAFENTLTDALDTLFGGDSGATGGDEEIEPSDPETDPGTDPETDPDAGQTPTQPTDEQAAALSAAQQALLDRDAALKAGDLEKFGEADKRLTAAVQKLLELEAAAGK, encoded by the coding sequence GTGACCTCGACCTCAGCTCAGAACCCGGCCACGCCTCGAACGTCCCGACGTATTCTCGGCATCTCACTGGTGATCATTGCCGCGTTGATCGCGGTGTTCTTCGTCTTCGCATCGTTGTACACGGAATTCCTCTGGTTCGACCAGGTCGGATTCACCGGTGTCCTGACGACGCAATGGATCGCGACGGCGGTGATGTTCGTCGTCGGCTTCCTCGCGATGGCCGTCCCCTTGTTCGTGGTGATCCAGCTGGCATACCGCCTGCGACCGGTCTACGTGCGGCTGAGCTCTCAGCTCGACCGCTATCAGGAGGTCATCGAGCCCCTGCGGCGTCTGGCCATGTGGGGGATGCCGATCTTCTTCGGCCTGTTCGCCGGCTTCGCCGCCGCGGGCAACTGGAAGACCGTGTGGCTGTGGGCCAACGGCGTGGCGACCTCCACGGTCGACCCGCAGTTCGGCATCGACACCGGCTTCTACATGTTCGCGATGCCGTTCTACTCGATGCTCCTCGCGTTCGTCTCCGCGATCCTGCTGCTGAGCCTGCTCGTCACCGCCCTGGTGTCGTACCTCTACGGAGCCGTGCAGATCGGGCAGGGGGAGCTGCGCATCTCGAAGTCCGCGCGCATCCAGCTCGCCGTGATCGCCGGCCTCTACCTGCTCGTGCAGGCGGTGAGCCTCTGGCTCGACCGGTACAAGACGCTCGTCGCCCCGGATGACCGCATCACCGGTGCCGCGTACACGGGCGTGAACGCGACCATCCCCGGTCTCGCGATCATCGCGATCATCGCCGCGCTCGTGGCCGTGCTCTTCTTCGTCACCGCGATCATCGGACGCTGGCGGTTCCCGCTTGCGGCGACCGCGCTGCTGATCGTGGCGTCGCTGGTCGTCGGCGTCGGTTACCCCTGGGTCGTCACGACCTTCCAGGTCAAGCCGAACCAGAACGCCTACCAGGCGGAGTACTACCAGCGGAACATCGACGGCACGAAGGAGGCCTACGACGTCGCAGACCTCGAGACCACCTCGTTCCAGGCCGAGACGGATGCCGAAGCAGGGCAGCTCCGGGAGGACGCCGACACCACGGCGTCGATCCGCATCATGGACCCGAAGGTCATCAGCCCGACCGTTCGTCAGCTCGAGCAGTACCGTGCGTACTACCAGTTCGAGGAGACGCTCGACGTCGATCGCTACGAGATCGATGGCGAGATGCAGGACACCGTCGTGGCCGTGCGTGATCTCGACATCACCAAGCTCGGTGACGGCGACAACTGGAACAACCGCGTCGCGGTCTACACCCACGGCTACGGCCTGGTGGCGGCGGCGGGCAACCAGCGCACGACCGACGGCGAGCCGGTGTTCCTCGAGCGGGGCATCCCCTCGGCCGGCTTCCTGACCGATCGGGAGAACTTCGAGCCGCGCGTGTACTTCGGCGAGAACTCCCCGGAGTACTCGATCGTCGGTGCGCCGGAGTCGTCGGCACCCGCCGAGATCGACTACCCGCGGGGCAAGGACGGATCCAACGAGACCAAGACGACGTTCAACGGCGACGGTGGTCCGAAGATCGGTGACACCTTCACGAAGCTGCTGTATGCGCTGAAGTTCCAGTCCGAGCAGATCCTGTTCTCGAACCTGGTGAACGAGGACTCGCAGATCCTGTACGACCGTGACCCGAAGACCCGCGTGCAGAAGGTCGCCCCGTACCTCGAGCTCGACAGCGATCCCTACCCGAGCGTCGTCGACGGCCGGATCGTCTGGATCGTCGATGGATACACGACGAGCGCGACGTACCCGTACTCGACCAGCGTCAGCCTCTCCGAGGCGATCGCCGACTCGAACGTGCCGACCCCGACGCTCGCGATCGACGACATCAACTACATCCGCAACTCGGTCAAGGCGACTGTCGATGCGTATGACGGTTCGGTGACGCTGTACGCGTGGGACGACGAGGACCCGGTGCTCAAGACGTGGCAGAACGTCTACCCGTCCACCGTGAAGCCGATCAGCGACATGTCCGGTGAACTCATGAGCCACGTGCGTTACCCCACCGATCTGTTCAAGGTGCAGCGCGACGTGCTCGGGATCTACCACATCGACAACGCGAACTCGTTCGCTCAGCAGGACAACCGGTGGCAGACGCCGAACGATCCGCGCAGCGACGCGATGCTGCAGCCGCCGTACTACCTCACGATGAAGATGCCCGGTCAGGACTCGGCGCGATTCTCGATGTTCTCCACCTTCATCCCCGCCTCCCAGGGTGCGGGAAGCACGCGCGACGTCCTGATGGGCTATCTCGCGGTCGACTCCGACGCGGGGTCGAAGAAGGGTGTGAAGGGCGAGGGCTACGGCCAGCTTCGCCTGCTCGAGATCAACGACGACACGACCGTGCCTGGACCAGGTCAGGTCCAGAACACGTACAACTCGGACACGTCGGTCGTGCCGCAGCTGAACCTGCTGCAGCAGGGTGAGTCGCAGGTGATCTACGGAAACCTCCTGACCCTCCCTGTCGGTGGCGGTCTCCTGTACGTGCAGCCCGTCTACGTGCAGTCCTCCGAGGGCACGCAGCTCCCGCGTCTGCAGAAGGTGCTGGTCGCCTTCGGTGACCGTGTCGCCTTCGAGAACACGCTCACCGATGCACTCGACACCCTCTTCGGCGGAGACTCCGGAGCCACAGGGGGCGATGAGGAGATCGAGCCGTCCGACCCGGAGACGGATCCGGGCACGGATCCCGAGACCGATCCGGACGCGGGGCAGACGCCGACGCAGCCGACGGATGAGCAGGCAGCGGCCCTCTCCGCCGCGCAGCAGGCCCTCCTCGACCGTGACGCGGCCCTCAAAGCGGGCGACCTGGAGAAGTTCGGCGAGGCCGACAAGCGCCTCACCGCGGCCGTCCAGAAGCTCCTGGAGCTGGAGGCGGCCGCCGGGAAGTGA
- a CDS encoding YlbL family protein, translating into MDRTRSVKLGLGVWALIVALIALVVLTFLPTPYVIQRPGPVYDTLGTAAGADGEQVPLIRIDGAETFETAGTLDLTTVQVVGNRERTPSWFELALAWTDSSRAVVPLDSVFPEGVTSEQRDERNATLMVDSQHEATAAALNELGYDTGAEVVVVEAVEDTPAAGLLEPDDVITGIDGADVTSAKQLRQTIQDAGGDTIALTVLRDGEEKSVSITPEKHTQGDVTTWLIGITLRTDYDFPIDVTIQLDNVGGPSAGMMFALGIIDTLTEGELNGGENIAGTGTIEADGTVGPIGGIRQKLYGARDAGAQYFLAPASNCDEVVGHVPDGLQVIRTSTLEESLDALEVIAEDGDVAALPACAAS; encoded by the coding sequence GTGGATCGAACGCGGTCTGTGAAGCTCGGGCTGGGAGTCTGGGCGCTGATCGTGGCGCTCATCGCGCTGGTGGTGCTCACGTTCCTCCCGACGCCCTACGTGATCCAGAGGCCGGGCCCGGTCTACGACACGCTCGGGACTGCGGCGGGAGCGGATGGCGAGCAGGTGCCGCTGATCCGTATCGACGGTGCGGAGACGTTCGAGACCGCGGGCACGCTCGACCTCACCACGGTCCAGGTCGTCGGCAATCGCGAGCGCACCCCCAGCTGGTTCGAGCTCGCCCTGGCGTGGACGGATTCCTCGCGCGCGGTCGTGCCACTCGACTCGGTGTTCCCCGAGGGTGTCACGAGCGAGCAGCGCGATGAGCGCAACGCCACGCTGATGGTGGACTCGCAGCACGAGGCGACGGCTGCGGCCCTCAACGAGCTCGGCTACGACACCGGCGCCGAGGTCGTGGTGGTCGAGGCGGTGGAGGACACGCCGGCCGCCGGGCTGCTCGAGCCGGACGATGTCATCACGGGTATCGACGGCGCCGACGTCACCTCGGCGAAGCAGCTGCGGCAGACGATCCAAGATGCGGGCGGCGACACGATCGCGCTCACGGTGCTCCGCGACGGCGAGGAGAAGAGCGTCTCCATCACACCGGAGAAGCACACGCAGGGTGACGTCACGACGTGGTTGATCGGCATCACGCTGCGCACCGACTACGACTTCCCGATCGATGTCACGATCCAGCTCGACAACGTCGGCGGCCCGAGCGCGGGGATGATGTTCGCACTCGGGATCATCGACACCCTCACCGAGGGCGAGCTCAACGGCGGGGAGAACATCGCGGGGACCGGCACGATCGAGGCGGACGGCACCGTCGGTCCGATCGGCGGAATCCGACAGAAGCTGTACGGGGCGCGGGATGCGGGAGCCCAGTACTTCCTCGCGCCGGCATCGAACTGCGACGAGGTCGTCGGCCATGTGCCCGACGGGCTGCAGGTGATCCGCACGTCCACGCTGGAGGAGTCCCTCGACGCGCTCGAGGTGATCGCCGAGGACGGCGACGTCGCCGCGCTGCCCGCATGTGCCGCGTCGTGA